A portion of the Longimicrobiales bacterium genome contains these proteins:
- a CDS encoding FkbM family methyltransferase: MHQARWALARQYARLYGMIKDRTGRNLPGLGRMLRLVRDGRAFESRGLTFAFDPQLATAYGRLVAGDWNEPETHTFLGRVLDSVGAPVQFVDVGANVGEVLLDVARHERVVQAIGYEPDPRTAANLRESVRLSGAGNVEVRERAVADGRAAAFSVNRDFPVLSRLDLSGAPGDGDAAPTARLDDELAPGDAELIVLIDAEGAELLVLTGMRSILAARRPLIIFEFNELGQRTYGLDAVRELLGSDYRIWRLRIDGTLDRDYANAWNCVAIPAGGVFDEVTRPLVRDA, from the coding sequence ATGCACCAGGCGCGCTGGGCGCTGGCGCGGCAGTACGCGCGGCTGTACGGGATGATCAAGGACCGGACGGGTCGCAACCTGCCCGGCCTGGGGCGGATGCTGCGTCTGGTCCGGGACGGACGGGCATTCGAGTCACGGGGGCTCACCTTTGCGTTCGATCCGCAGCTCGCGACGGCCTACGGACGGCTGGTTGCCGGGGACTGGAACGAGCCGGAGACGCACACGTTCCTGGGCCGGGTGCTCGACAGTGTGGGCGCCCCGGTGCAGTTCGTCGACGTCGGGGCCAACGTGGGTGAGGTGCTGCTGGACGTGGCGCGGCACGAGCGGGTCGTTCAGGCCATCGGCTACGAGCCGGACCCGCGCACGGCCGCGAACCTGCGCGAGAGCGTCAGGCTGAGCGGCGCCGGCAACGTGGAGGTTCGCGAACGTGCCGTGGCAGACGGTCGTGCCGCGGCCTTCTCGGTGAACCGCGACTTTCCCGTGCTGTCCCGCCTGGACCTGTCAGGCGCTCCCGGCGACGGGGACGCCGCACCGACGGCGCGCCTGGACGACGAGCTCGCGCCCGGTGATGCCGAGCTGATCGTGCTGATCGATGCGGAGGGAGCAGAGCTGCTGGTGCTGACGGGCATGCGCTCGATCCTCGCTGCGCGTCGACCGCTGATCATCTTCGAGTTCAACGAGCTGGGGCAGCGCACGTACGGGCTGGATGCGGTGCGGGAGCTGCTCGGGTCCGACTACCGGATCTGGCGGCTGCGGATCGACGGCACGCTGGATCGCGACTATGCAAACGCGTGGAACTGCGTGGCGATTCCGGCCGGCGGCGTCTTCGACGAGGTGACCCGTCCCCTGGTGCGCGACGCCTGA
- a CDS encoding arginine deiminase family protein, with protein sequence MGGEQRVRVTSEIGPLRSVICHTPGPELLAVTPATREDFLYDDIIDLEQARREHHRFTALLSRFAEVHEVSELLEEVMDIPECRRFLIERVMDVAQSEPLARQLEPMPAAELVSLFIEGREVQSAGPLQELLGRAAHDLPPLPNLFFTRDAAMSINDGVIVGSMRHTVRWSEEILMKALFQYHPRLRNSGLIYDGSEERRAGYTIEGGDVHIIRPDLVVMGLSERSSPGAFDTIAERLARQGVTDVLVVVLPIDRAMIHLDMIFTMIDREHCVVFPPSFIGPTRSPVLHYRAGMQGMREMPNLFTALRQLDLPLEPIMCGGERRTFQEREQWSSGCNFVAVRPGVILGYSRNENTYRELEREAGYRIVDAIEFLTGETDIEEDEKAAIVFEGSELVRGGGGGRCMTMPVVRDDIW encoded by the coding sequence ATGGGTGGGGAGCAGCGCGTACGAGTGACCTCGGAGATCGGTCCGCTCCGGTCGGTGATCTGTCACACGCCGGGTCCGGAGCTGCTCGCGGTGACACCGGCCACGCGCGAGGATTTCCTTTACGACGACATCATCGACCTGGAGCAGGCGCGGCGTGAGCATCACCGCTTCACGGCGCTGCTGTCGCGCTTTGCCGAGGTGCACGAGGTCAGCGAGCTGCTCGAGGAGGTGATGGACATCCCCGAGTGCCGTCGCTTCCTGATCGAGCGGGTGATGGACGTCGCACAGTCGGAGCCGCTGGCGCGCCAGCTGGAGCCCATGCCGGCGGCCGAGCTGGTCAGCCTGTTCATCGAGGGACGCGAGGTCCAGTCGGCGGGCCCGCTGCAGGAATTGCTCGGCCGTGCGGCGCACGACCTGCCGCCGCTGCCCAACCTGTTCTTCACGCGCGACGCGGCGATGTCGATCAACGACGGCGTGATCGTCGGTTCGATGCGTCACACCGTGCGCTGGTCGGAGGAGATCCTGATGAAGGCGCTCTTCCAGTACCATCCGCGCCTCCGCAACAGCGGCCTGATCTACGACGGCAGCGAGGAGCGGCGCGCGGGCTACACGATCGAGGGCGGCGACGTGCACATCATCCGCCCCGACCTCGTCGTCATGGGGCTGTCGGAACGAAGCAGCCCCGGCGCGTTCGACACGATCGCGGAGCGGCTCGCCAGGCAGGGCGTGACCGACGTACTGGTCGTGGTGCTGCCGATCGACCGCGCGATGATCCACCTCGACATGATCTTCACGATGATCGACCGGGAGCATTGCGTCGTGTTCCCGCCGAGCTTCATCGGGCCGACGCGCTCGCCCGTGCTGCACTACCGCGCGGGCATGCAGGGCATGCGCGAGATGCCCAACCTGTTCACCGCGCTGCGCCAGCTCGACCTGCCGCTCGAGCCGATCATGTGTGGCGGCGAGCGCAGGACGTTCCAGGAGCGCGAGCAGTGGTCCAGCGGCTGCAACTTCGTTGCAGTGCGACCCGGCGTGATCCTCGGCTACTCGCGCAACGAGAACACGTACCGCGAGCTGGAGCGCGAGGCCGGCTACCGCATTGTCGATGCGATCGAGTTCCTGACGGGCGAGACGGACATCGAGGAGGACGAGAAGGCGGCGATCGTCTTCGAGGGCTCCGAGCTGGTGCGCGGCGGCGGCGGCGGCCGCTGCATGACCATGCCCGTCGTGCGCGACGACATCTGGTAA
- a CDS encoding redox-sensing transcriptional repressor Rex produces MRKVSPSTVGRLSIYLRVLSELEGLGAETVSSEELASRCGTTAAQVRKDLSFFGTFGKRGRGYSVEELMSALRSILGLERRYRVALVGAGRIGVALLGYRDFQQQGFHIEAVFDADPKKVGQRWGGTTVRPDSELEDALAAESIDIVIVAVPAEVAQAVVDRVVAAGVRAILNFAPTKLQVPTGVALKNVNMALELEGLSFALARESRPRTRRSA; encoded by the coding sequence ATGCGTAAGGTCTCGCCGTCGACGGTCGGCCGTCTGTCGATCTATCTGCGTGTCCTGAGCGAGCTGGAGGGACTGGGCGCGGAGACGGTCTCCAGCGAGGAGCTGGCTTCGCGCTGCGGCACGACGGCGGCCCAGGTGCGCAAGGACCTCTCGTTCTTCGGCACGTTCGGCAAGCGGGGGCGTGGCTACAGCGTGGAGGAGCTGATGTCGGCCCTGCGCTCGATCCTGGGGCTGGAGCGCCGCTACCGGGTCGCGCTGGTCGGTGCCGGCCGGATCGGCGTTGCGCTGCTCGGCTACCGCGATTTCCAGCAGCAGGGCTTCCACATCGAGGCCGTGTTCGACGCGGACCCGAAGAAGGTGGGCCAGCGCTGGGGTGGTACGACGGTGCGTCCGGACTCGGAGCTGGAGGACGCGCTCGCGGCGGAGTCGATCGACATCGTGATTGTTGCGGTGCCGGCGGAGGTCGCGCAGGCGGTGGTCGATCGCGTGGTGGCCGCGGGTGTGCGTGCGATCCTGAACTTCGCGCCGACCAAGTTGCAGGTACCGACAGGCGTGGCGCTCAAGAACGTGAACATGGCGCTGGAGCTGGAGGGACTCAGCTTCGCGCTGGCCCGGGAGTCGCGGCCGCGAACGCGGCGCTCCGCGTGA
- a CDS encoding MBL fold metallo-hydrolase, with the protein MIVDRPLVQTRTIGDLRIHAIEGGGQKLDGGAMFGVVPKPLWEKRIPADDRNRIPLAMRCLLVETPDALVLIDNGAGNKENEKFVGIYGLENRSSDATLYPTILEEAIAAAGFKPDDIDIMLDTHLHFDHAGGNTFVDPDGQVQLSFPQARYVVQKGEWEYAHWKNERIQASYLKHNFEPVMEAGKLELVEGDVEIVPGISVLRTPGHTPHHQSVLIQSAGETAIFLADVMPTSAHLPLPWIMGYDVEPLVTLESKRSLVKRAQEEDWLLIFEHDPTVAWGRIGEKDGKMALVEG; encoded by the coding sequence GTGATCGTCGACCGTCCGCTCGTCCAGACCCGCACCATCGGTGACCTGCGCATCCACGCGATCGAGGGCGGCGGCCAGAAACTGGACGGCGGCGCAATGTTCGGCGTCGTGCCCAAGCCCCTCTGGGAAAAGCGCATCCCCGCCGACGACCGCAACCGCATCCCGCTCGCGATGCGCTGCCTGCTCGTCGAGACACCGGATGCGCTCGTGCTGATCGACAACGGCGCCGGCAACAAGGAAAACGAGAAGTTCGTCGGCATCTACGGCCTCGAGAACCGCTCGTCCGATGCGACGCTGTACCCGACCATCCTCGAGGAGGCGATCGCCGCGGCCGGGTTCAAGCCCGACGACATCGACATCATGCTCGACACGCACCTGCACTTCGATCATGCAGGCGGCAACACGTTCGTCGATCCCGACGGACAGGTGCAGCTCTCCTTCCCGCAGGCGCGCTACGTCGTGCAGAAAGGCGAGTGGGAGTACGCGCACTGGAAGAACGAACGCATCCAGGCGAGCTACCTGAAGCACAACTTCGAGCCGGTCATGGAAGCAGGGAAGCTGGAGCTGGTCGAAGGCGACGTCGAGATCGTGCCCGGTATCTCCGTGCTGCGCACCCCGGGTCACACGCCGCACCACCAGTCCGTGCTCATCCAGTCCGCCGGCGAGACCGCCATCTTCCTCGCCGACGTGATGCCCACCAGTGCGCACCTGCCGCTCCCCTGGATCATGGGTTACGACGTCGAGCCGCTGGTCACGCTGGAATCGAAGCGCTCGCTGGTGAAGCGCGCCCAGGAGGAGGACTGGCTCCTGATCTTCGAGCACGACCCGACGGTGGCGTGGGGCAGGATCGGCGAGAAGGACGGGAAGATGGCGCTGGTGGAGGGGTAG
- a CDS encoding 3'-5' exonuclease, whose product MQLPLLPPELLVDTSQRATSGIRIGLPRVAEPPRPTYGIRKPPKHAPNGVPDPLRALEYVVVDVETTGSGYMHGHRITEIAAIRVNGRGEVMGEFESLVNPDRPIPAIVSALTNITYDMVKEAPRFWEIAPRVYDLLDGAVFVAHNVQFDWAFVTEEMRRASAPVLDSRTLCTVRLARKVVPEVTSRSLDALQYFFNVDNQARHRAYGDALATTTIFRRLLDRLEEREVSDWDALQKFLKKRAKRKKRRANPQPMDET is encoded by the coding sequence ATGCAGCTCCCGCTGCTCCCGCCCGAACTGCTGGTCGACACGTCGCAGCGCGCGACGTCCGGCATCCGCATCGGCCTGCCCAGAGTCGCCGAGCCGCCGCGTCCGACCTACGGCATCCGCAAGCCGCCGAAGCACGCGCCGAACGGCGTGCCGGATCCGCTGCGCGCGCTCGAGTACGTCGTCGTCGACGTCGAGACGACCGGCTCCGGCTACATGCACGGCCATCGCATCACCGAGATCGCCGCGATCCGCGTGAACGGCAGGGGCGAGGTGATGGGCGAGTTCGAGTCGCTGGTGAACCCCGACCGGCCGATCCCCGCGATCGTCTCCGCGCTGACCAACATCACGTACGACATGGTGAAGGAGGCGCCGCGCTTCTGGGAGATCGCGCCGCGCGTCTACGACCTGCTCGACGGCGCCGTGTTCGTCGCGCACAACGTGCAGTTCGACTGGGCGTTCGTGACGGAGGAGATGCGACGCGCGTCCGCGCCCGTGCTCGACAGCCGCACGCTCTGCACGGTGCGCCTGGCTCGCAAGGTCGTGCCGGAAGTGACGAGTCGCTCGCTGGACGCGCTGCAGTACTTCTTCAACGTCGACAACCAGGCGCGTCACCGCGCGTATGGCGACGCGCTCGCGACGACGACCATCTTCCGCCGGTTGCTCGACCGCCTCGAGGAGCGCGAGGTGAGCGACTGGGACGCGCTGCAGAAGTTCCTGAAGAAGCGCGCGAAGCGGAAGAAGCGGCGCGCGAACCCGCAGCCGATGGACGAGACGTGA